ATAAGTAAATGCTTAGCTCCACGGCTTAGGGCTGAAAACGATGCTTAATTGTTAGGCACTGCTTTTATTATTTTTTTAATTGCGACAATTACTTTTTCGTTTGAGGTTGCAATATTCATTCTCATAAATAATGCACCTTCACGTCCGAACCAATGTCCAGCATTAAGTCCGATTCCAGAGTTTTCTGTTAAATGACTAAACATTTCTTTCGTGTCTTTATAAACTTTTCTAAAATCTAACCAAACTTGATAAGTCCCTTGTGGTTTTATAAGTTCAATTTTTGAATTTTCCAATTCAGTTTCTATGCTTTTTATATTTTCTTCAACGATGTTTATGACTTCTTTTAACCAAGATTGTCCTTGGTTATAAGCAGATTCCATCGCAACTCGTGTTAAGGCATTTGTTCTTCCTAAATTATATTTTTTGAATGTATTGGAAATGGATTTTTTCATATCTTCATTTGGAATGATTGTCATAGAATCTGCAATTCCACAAAGGTTAAAAGTCTTGGCTTCTGATGTACAAACAACAATTTTGTCATAATCATCAATAAATTGTAAAGCTGAAGTGAATTTATTGTCGAAAAGAATAATATCTTTATGTATCTCATCTGAAACAAGAAGTAAATCATTCTCTTTACAAATCGTAACAATTTGGTTTAATTCTTCTTTCGTCCAAACTCTACCAACTGGATTGTGAGGATTGCAAATAATTAGAATTTTGTTATTTTCTATTTTTGCTTTTTCTTCTAAATCCTTAAAGTCAATTTGATATTGTTTTTCAGTTAGCTTCAGAGGATTTTTGACTATTCTACGTTTAGTGTTTCGTATCACATCTCGGAATTCCATAAAAACTGGTGGTTGTGTAATTATTCCGTTACTTTCCGATGTAAAATTTTCAATTAAAATAGAAATGGTAGTTGTAATACTCGGACTATAAATCAGGTGATTTTTGTTTAAGTCAATTCCGTAATTTTTGTCATACCATTTTTTTTGAGCAATAAAAAAAGAGTCAGGCTTGTATTCATATCCAAAACCTGAATTTGTAATCCTTTCTTTTAAAGATTCCTGAATTGGTTTTGCAATCTGAAATTCCATATCGGCAACCCAAAATGGTTGAATGTCCGTTTTTCCAAATAAGGATTCCAATGTTTTTGGATTCGATTTGGTAAGTGGTAATTCCTTTAATTTCTTATCGATTTTCATTGGTGTGGTTAAGTTGTGCCTAACGATCCTTGGGTATGAAGCTGTGCGGGAGTTCCGCCGTGTTTCAGTGTCCCCCGAAACCGAAAGTTAAAGATAACTAAAATTGTCAGAAAACCACGAAAACCCGCATGCTTTATGACCCAATGTTACCAAACGTATTATTTCAATTCCATAGGTTTCAAGTTTTCAATTATTTTAGCATCTATCCAAAATATATCTTCACTCTCATTTCCTGGATTATCTAATATTTGCATTTTATCTCTGTAACTTATTGGTTCGTCTATATATTTCTTATAAGTAATTCTCATAGATGAAAAGAATAAATATTTGCCATCAGGACTAACCATTGGGCAGCCTTCACCAGTATATGAAGCATTTACATTTTCACCCATATTTATTGGTTTGATCCATTTTCCATCTTTATTTTTGAAACTAATAAAAAGATCGCCAGGTTCATGTTCGTCTTCTCTATCTGATTGAAAGATTAAATAGCTTTCATCAGGTGCGATAAATGGATCATTTTCCCAGAATTCTGTATTTACTGGAGCTCCCAAATTTACTGGTTCTTGATATTTATTATCTTTAAATTCTGTCATCCAAATATCTCCTTTTCCAAAACTACCTGGTTTTGTAGTTGCATAAAAATAAATATTACCCGAATTAGCAATTGTTGGCGATATTGTTGAAAATTTATTTGAATTTACAGGAGAGCCAAGGTTTACAGGTTCTCCCCAATCATTCTCGTTTCTTTCCACAACCCAGATTTCCCAATGACCAATTGATTTCCCTTTTCCACTAAGAGGCATTCCACAACTGTAAACCATTTTATTACCATCGGGTGATAAATTACATTTTCCATCATAATTGCCCATAAATGCTGCTATTTGAGGTTCTTGCCATTTT
Above is a window of Lentimicrobium sp. L6 DNA encoding:
- a CDS encoding PD40 domain-containing protein codes for the protein MKKFGRIILLTSIVILLIACNSQKNRSKDSDFPILSGPYLGQKPPGMQAEIFAPNIISTPFEESGCSFTPDGKEVYFRIMGPPRGGIYFMKEVDGKWQEPQIAAFMGNYDGKCNLSPDGNKMVYSCGMPLSGKGKSIGHWEIWVVERNENDWGEPVNLGSPVNSNKFSTISPTIANSGNIYFYATTKPGSFGKGDIWMTEFKDNKYQEPVNLGAPVNTEFWENDPFIAPDESYLIFQSDREDEHEPGDLFISFKNKDGKWIKPINMGENVNASYTGEGCPMVSPDGKYLFFSSMRITYKKYIDEPISYRDKMQILDNPGNESEDIFWIDAKIIENLKPMELK
- a CDS encoding MalY/PatB family protein; protein product: MKIDKKLKELPLTKSNPKTLESLFGKTDIQPFWVADMEFQIAKPIQESLKERITNSGFGYEYKPDSFFIAQKKWYDKNYGIDLNKNHLIYSPSITTTISILIENFTSESNGIITQPPVFMEFRDVIRNTKRRIVKNPLKLTEKQYQIDFKDLEEKAKIENNKILIICNPHNPVGRVWTKEELNQIVTICKENDLLLVSDEIHKDIILFDNKFTSALQFIDDYDKIVVCTSEAKTFNLCGIADSMTIIPNEDMKKSISNTFKKYNLGRTNALTRVAMESAYNQGQSWLKEVINIVEENIKSIETELENSKIELIKPQGTYQVWLDFRKVYKDTKEMFSHLTENSGIGLNAGHWFGREGALFMRMNIATSNEKVIVAIKKIIKAVPNN